The genomic DNA aaaaaaaaaaaaaaaaaaaaaataggaacgGCAACATGAGCAGGAGTAAAAAtttgttcttattttattttcattcttcaatttttgtggatattttttctttttctgaaTTGTTAATAATGAGGTGTATTCAGTAaagaagtattttttttccttttttttttttttttttttgaacaatGAAAAGAAGCATACTTCTtctaatatacttttatttgatttttacGAGAATTAAATGTGAAtgcttaaaaataaataaaataacatggAAACACCATTTTTGTGTAACAAACAAACCGTATTTTTGCACAACAAGCAAATCGTATTTTTGTGTAACGAGCAAACCGAATTTCTGCACAATAAGCAAAAGTGATAGAAAAAGGTCAGAATCATCTGAAAAGAGTCTGattcataataaaaacaatgataaaaatgatacaaaaaaattaagcgaaaataaaaaggaaaagaaatttctacattttaggaataataaaaaagtgtCAGTTAACCCATTATTTGATTCACTATGTAGAAGTGTAAGTGTTAGTGAAACGTGCTTATATAATgtgcaaaatttttttaatgaagtAAATTACAACAatcttaaaaataagaatctagatgataataatttgttCTGTGGTATATTATATGgtaaatatgaagaaaataatgagATAGTTAAAATcgaaaatgtatttttttctatgaaCAATAAGTCAGAACAGAACTATGATGTGAATTATCTACTATATAGTGAAGACAGAAAGAGAGCTGATTTGCTAGCTAAGATGTTAGGTTTGGAAGTTGTTGGTTTCCTTTATGCTTATCCTGACATTGGTATAGACATCAGTAtgtctaataaaaaaaaaaagaattttattaaattaaataagaaaatgaaaatgctTAATTATGAAGATAATGAACTGTTCATACCTATGGGAGGAAAGGAAGTTTTATTATCCTTAATGGTTATGAAAGAAGTTTTAAATAAACCAAAGGTGGGTGATAAACTAAAGGAAGGCGGGGAGTTACATCAACATGAAAAGGTAAGAAATGAAAAGCATAGTAGCAGCACTAATGAACATACTATCATTTCTGCAATTGGggtgaaaagaaaaaagggaatGTATGATGACAACACAACAAATGAACATGATAAAAAGCAGAAaagtttgaaaaaaaaaaaatacctaATGCTTATGTAAAACCGTTTATCACTCTAACTGTTggtatgaataaaaattctGAGTCCATCATAGTAGAAGCTTATGAAATTAATTATGATTTgcttaaattaataaataatgatatgaTAAAAGATAtgagaaaacaaaatagtatACTACaatttgagaaaaaaaacaatgaaaaagaaatgaaaataaaaaactttgATAGCGAAATAGATATTATGAATgagttatatttaaaatgtaaagaCAATGtccttattaaaaaaatggagttaaaaaaaattgatgttttattttgtgtaaATAATGTACCTATATTTTCTCATAAAAGTAGTTATAATTACTTTTTCCCTTATCCTAGTAATAcgaattattataatattttacaaaagtTTAATAACATGATAAAAACATTACGTCATACAAAGGacattgttcatattttcagGGATttgaattttcttttttttttaaccaaTATTTTCTCCATTGAACATGATATGCCTCATATTTGTAAAGCCGTAAATAACCTGAACGATTCCACGAAAATACCTGATCAGTACAtacaaattttgaaaaatttgtCAAAAAACGCGAACTCTTTGgcttgaaaaataaaataaaataaaataaatatatatatatatatatatattacctGTCATGCGATtcgatataaatatattatatgtgcaTGAGCTTACGTTTTAACTAGCCAGTACGCACTGTTCATTcgtatattcttttattctttcaTTCGTTCATCCGTTCACGCGTTCATCCGTTCAATCGTTCACCCGTTCATCCGTTCAATCGTTCACCCGTTCATCCGTTCAATCGTTCACCCGTTCATCCGTTCAATCGTTCACCCGTACAtccattcattcatttaactatacaattattaatttttttatttaatttttttttttttttttgttacatttATGACAGACAATCCTTGTGCCCTTGCGTAAAATCGAGTGTACATCATATGCttatacattataaattGATATCGTTTTAGATTTATTACATGcattaaaaagtaaagaattaatatattttttcattaaatcgTTTTATTTGTCTCAGTGGAAGTAATTTAGTACATCTTATTAGTGCACATGTTAAATgtactattttgttttgtccCCAAATGTGGAGTTGTATGGCTATCttctctatattttttcacgTGATCTTTtgtatgtgcacatatatataaatatatatgtatatacacacatacttacacacatacatacctACATATGTACTACATGCTTACCTGCTACTTAAGTCGTTAATTATTTAgacctttttcattttattcgTGTTGgacattttttctatttccaAGTAGAGAGTTAAGTTTTATAACTCCCCTTCACTTACgtataatttgttaattttttaaaataaaatatgttcaaATAGCAATAGGTGTTGTTCaaagaaaagaagataaCATATGCCTGTATATTAGCGGCATTAAATAAGtatccatttttatttctatttgaATTAATTCGATTCATTGCATTTTATCGCCCTCATtagtgtaaaaaaaaaaaaaaaaaaaaaaaaaaaaaggaaagcaTAAAACGtgaaaaatgtatgtatgtatgtatgtatgtacatatacgtcCATATGCATACAATGAAAAACAAAGTTTAAAACGGTAAAAAAGAACCACTTGCTGAACGTTAGTGCAAGGTATTACAACATAATTAGGgatataaaaatgagaaaCAAAATGGGCGATAAACTGGCAGTaaatggcaaaaaaaaattataatttatatttataaacatttattaaaaattattttataaaaaacacattctactaaaaaaaagaaaaaaggggGTGAAAGGATGATCATGTGCTACTTATATTGGATACactgaatatataaaataaaacaaagtaaTAATGAAGTAGAACAAGGTACTGTGTAGTAGCGCGGAGCACAAATGGCAGTCCTCACATCCGCGctcatgtatatgtatgtatatatacatatgtgcatgtgcTAACGAGCTCTCAGAGTAGAACCTTACGCAAATGAGGGGCTTCtgtaagaagaaaaattatttagatGCTAAGACACGAATTGCTGTCCCCATCTTCAAGGAATAATTGGCTCCGTAACTtgtattcaattttttcttgtCCAGGGTATCATGAGCATATTTTTGTTGATATAAGAAAGGATAAGGGGGGAATTCGAACTCGTATTTAGACAAACTGTAATTGTTTAAACAACATATATTAAGTATGCTACACattaatttatcttttaataaGTGTATATACGATAGAGGAATATTTGAAagaattttcctttttttaatttcttctaATTTATCTCTTAACATAATTAATTTGTTTGTATCATTCCATTGTTGAAGCATACGAAAAGCTCGTGATTCCTTTGTATATTCTTTTTGACggttaaaaattatatggtacattttatttttattaaactgATTAATTATGGATTCATCCTGTATATGGTCATATAATagatacattttatttttattgttgcACCATGTGTTCTTATTATTCTGATCATGGTCATTAcaactttgtttttttttatctgtcGTCGATTTCGAATTAGATATATTCTCTATTTCTGCAAAGCATCTTACTATTTGtactattttaatttcttttttaaatttttcagtAATTTTGTCAAATATTTgcaatattaattttatatcatcTAACTCAATAGATtcacatttaaataattttttaagtagtttcaatacatttttattcgttttttttttttttaattttttatcgtaagaatcaaaaaaaaataaaatatcatgAAAACATTCTTCTGatttaaaattagaaaaaaaattaattgtgTCAATTTTAaacttcttttcttttatatcaAGAATATCATTTATAGCATTTCCATATGCTCCTTctctttttacattttcctctctttttaaattcaaatatttcttcaatattttgtctacttcattattttttaaattatatttatgaacgTTTTTTAACTGTTTATTCTCTTCTTTGAGTAGATGGTTTCCTTTCCTCCTTTTACGCCTTTCGACATTTACTTCGTCGCCTCGTTTGTCATTGTCTAGACTAATGCCTACGTCGATCCCTACATCATTGCCTACCTCATTACCTTCTGCGTCTTTTTTGTTCTCCCTTTCGCCTCC from Plasmodium brasilianum strain Bolivian I chromosome 10, whole genome shotgun sequence includes the following:
- a CDS encoding hypothetical protein (conserved Plasmodium protein) is translated as MKRSILLLIYFYLIFTRIKCECLKINKITWKHHFCVTNKPYFCTTSKSYFCVTSKPNFCTISKSDRKRSESSEKSLIHNKNNDKNDTKKLSENKKEKKFLHFRNNKKVSVNPLFDSLCRSVSVSETCLYNVQNFFNEVNYNNLKNKNLDDNNLFCGILYGKYEENNEIVKIENVFFSMNNKSEQNYDVNYLLYSEDRKRADLLAKMLGLEVVGFLYAYPDIGIDISMSNKKKKNFIKLNKKMKMLNYEDNELFIPMGGKEVLLSLMVMKEVLNKPKVGDKLKEGGELHQHEKVRNEKHSSSTNEHTIISAIGVKRKKGMYDDNTTNEHDKKQKSLKKKKYLMLM
- a CDS encoding hypothetical protein (conserved Plasmodium protein) produces the protein MNKNSESIIVEAYEINYDLLKLINNDMIKDMRKQNSILQFEKKNNEKEMKIKNFDSEIDIMNELYLKCKDNVLIKKMELKKIDVLFCVNNVPIFSHKSSYNYFFPYPSNTNYYNILQKFNNMIKTLRHTKDIVHIFRDLNFLFFLTNIFSIEHDMPHICKAVNNLNDSTKIPDQYIQILKNLSKNANSLA